A window from Azoarcus sp. DD4 encodes these proteins:
- a CDS encoding lipoyl domain-containing protein has product MTEIILDDAVWADVDEGTEALLQEWQVKEGDSVAAGQVLAVAELVKTSHEIFAPSAGRIAKLNVAEQDTFGRGAVIALLEA; this is encoded by the coding sequence ATGACCGAAATCATCCTCGACGACGCGGTGTGGGCCGATGTCGATGAAGGCACCGAAGCCCTGCTGCAGGAATGGCAGGTGAAGGAAGGCGACAGCGTGGCCGCGGGCCAGGTGCTGGCGGTGGCCGAGCTGGTGAAGACCAGCCACGAGATCTTCGCGCCGTCCGCCGGCCGCATCGCCAAGCTCAACGTGGCCGAGCAGGACACCTTCGGCCGCGGCGCGGTGATCGCGCTGCTGGAGGCCTGA
- a CDS encoding dihydrolipoamide acetyltransferase family protein gives MAASVAAAAASAAAAPERRTVLLTGLRGAIARNMGQGWQVPRVAHSVDVDLSRVEALRAERAAAGDKLSVNAFVLHAVAQALRAHPRLNALMREKEVELVDDINIGVAVALDDGLMVPVIRQADTKPVAALAAETRQLAEGARAGALTGGAYQRGTFTVTNLGSTPVDRFSPIINPPQVAILGVGRTRQQAVVKDGAIVAAPVVNLTLVFDHRAVDGYPAALFLGEIARRLEQAEFD, from the coding sequence ATGGCTGCGAGCGTGGCGGCCGCAGCCGCCTCCGCCGCGGCGGCGCCGGAACGCCGCACCGTGCTGCTCACCGGCCTGCGCGGCGCCATCGCCCGCAACATGGGCCAGGGCTGGCAGGTGCCGCGGGTGGCGCACTCGGTGGACGTGGATCTGAGCCGCGTCGAAGCGCTGCGCGCCGAGCGCGCCGCCGCCGGCGACAAGCTCAGCGTCAATGCCTTCGTGCTGCATGCGGTGGCGCAGGCGCTGCGCGCCCATCCGCGGCTGAACGCACTGATGCGCGAGAAGGAAGTCGAGCTGGTCGACGACATCAATATCGGCGTCGCGGTGGCGCTCGACGACGGCCTGATGGTGCCGGTGATCCGCCAGGCGGATACCAAACCGGTGGCGGCGCTGGCGGCGGAAACCCGCCAGCTCGCCGAGGGCGCCCGCGCCGGCGCGCTTACCGGCGGCGCCTACCAGCGCGGCACCTTCACCGTGACCAATCTCGGCAGCACGCCGGTGGACCGCTTCAGCCCCATCATCAACCCGCCGCAGGTGGCCATCCTCGGCGTCGGCCGCACCCGCCAGCAGGCGGTGGTGAAGGACGGCGCCATCGTCGCCGCGCCGGTGGTCAACCTGACGCTGGTGTTCGACCACCGCGCGGTGGACGGCTACCCGGCGGCGCTCTTCCTCGGCGAGATCGCACGCCGGCTGGAACAGGCGGAGTTCGACTGA